Part of the Ignavibacterium album JCM 16511 genome, GATGGAAGAGAAAAAGACTGTTCAATCAACAGAAAAAAAATAACCGGTTTAATCTGATGCGAAAAGGAGAGAGTCATCTCTCCTTTTTTTATATTAATTTTGACTATGAGAATTCTTGTAGTTGAAGATGAAAAGAAAGTAGCCTCCTTCATTAAAAAAGGTCTTGAGGAAGAGTATTATTCTGTTGATGTTGCTTTTGATGGTAAAGAAGGTTTAAAACTTGCTCTGTCTGAAGAATATGATTTAATAATACTTGATCTGATGCTTCCCTTTAAAGATGGACTTACTATTCTCAAAGAATTAAGAGAAGAAAAAATTTTTACTCCCGTTCTGATTCTAACCGCAAGAGATACTATTCAGGATAAAGTTACAGGACTGGATTCCGGCGCAGATGATTATCTGGCAAAACCATTTTCATTTGAAGAGTTGTTAGCCAGAATCAGAGCTCTTTTAAGAAGGAATTCAGTTGATAAGAATAATATTCTGAAAGCAGGAGATTTGAAACTTGATACTCAGACACACAAAGCTTACAGAAATGATATTGAAATTCAGTTAACAGCAAAAGAATATGCCATTTTAGAATATCTGATGAGAAACAAAAATCGTGTTATATCAAGAACCAAGCTCTCAGAACATATTTATGAATTTCATTTTGACCCTGAAACAAATGTAATTGATGTTTATATAAACAAGCTTAGAAATAAAATTGATAAAGGATTTGACAAACAAATAATTCATACTGTAAGAGGCGTTGGCTATTTGATTAAGGACGATTGAAACTGTTTATGTTAATGAATCTGGAAAAATATTTTAAGAGCACAAGGTTTAAGACAACGCTATGGTATTCTCTGA contains:
- a CDS encoding response regulator transcription factor; protein product: MRILVVEDEKKVASFIKKGLEEEYYSVDVAFDGKEGLKLALSEEYDLIILDLMLPFKDGLTILKELREEKIFTPVLILTARDTIQDKVTGLDSGADDYLAKPFSFEELLARIRALLRRNSVDKNNILKAGDLKLDTQTHKAYRNDIEIQLTAKEYAILEYLMRNKNRVISRTKLSEHIYEFHFDPETNVIDVYINKLRNKIDKGFDKQIIHTVRGVGYLIKDD